Part of the bacterium genome is shown below.
AGGAATCATGAAGATAAAAATTAATAAACCCGGGGCCTGCTATTTCTTTCTTTTTTATCCATGAACAACCAGGGTCGAAATATTTCAGGAGTGACTCGGCTATAATGCGGGGGGGGAGCCTCAACTGCTTGGACAACTGCATCGCGATATTGGCCGCAAAATCGCCGTGTGCCTTGTCCTTCGGGGATTCTAAAATTATATGGGGGACCGCTGTCAAATTTAAATTTTCTTCTGAAATATATTTATCGACAGCGTCTCTTATTTTCTGGACGAGGTCTTTTTTAATTTTTTCGCGCATCACTATTCCTTTACAGCTTCATACCAAAGCCTTTCAAGGTTAAAATATTTTCTGACTTTTTCTTCAAACAGATGGATAACAATGTCTCCAAAGTCGAGTAAAATCCATTTTGAATCAGGTTTTCCCTCGCGGTGATGATGTGTCTTTCCGTCTTCATCAAGTTTAATTATTATTTCATCCGCAATCGCGTTTAACTGCCTTTCTGTTTCTCCGCTCGCGATTACAAAATAATCAGTAAAAGAAAAACCTTTCATGTCAAGAGTAACAACATCATAGCCTTTTTTGCCTTCAATTATTTTTTTTATTTTTGAGACATAATACTCTGTTGAATCTTTTTTCGGGCGCGCCAATTTTACCTCCTTAGTTCTTTTACAGCCGCATTCCAAAAAGAAATTGTTTTTGGATGAAGCAACAGTCTTTTCTTCAACACGTAAAATATTTTGTTTTCAATAACCATTATAACCGCCTGGTCAAAGTCATCAAACGCGATGCTCCTTATTTCATCTACCATACGGTAGTCACGGTTATCTTCAATATGGTCAGCCACAAAAATTATTTTATCGAAAATACTCATATTGTTCCTGCCCGTTGTATGATATTTAACCGCGCTCAGGATACTTTTATCTCTTATCCCCAGCTCATTTTCTATAACCGCCGCGCCGACAAAACCATGCAGTAAATATGTATTTTTCAATTCAAAATCACCCGCTTCAATATTATATTTTTCAGTTAAATCCAAAAGCTTTTCTTCAGAAAATCCTTTTGCCCAGTCATGAAGGAGCGAAGCTATTTCAACTTTATTTATGTCAATTCTTAAGGATGGTTTATTTTTGACTAGATTTTCAGCCAGACGGACCGCCATCCGGCTTGTGGCCTTTGAATGTGTGAATAATTCCCTGTCCTGAATCTTCCGGAGTTTACCTAATATTGTATCTATACTGAGACCCATTATTTTTAAAGCCTTCCTTTTTCTTTTCTGATAGTTTCCCTGATATTTTCAAATGAAGTCCCTCCAAAAGACTTTTTACTGTCAACCGATTGGATTAAGGTAACATGTTCATAAATATCATCTTTAAACAAGCTGCTGAATGATTGGAACACTTTAAAATCCAGGTCTAAAAACCTTATTTTTTTATCAATGCAATAACGGACAATTCCAGAAGTTATTTTGTGCGCGTCCCTGAACGGCAGGCCTTTTTTGACTAGATAATCGGCTATTTCCGTAGCTTCAAGAAATCCAAATGACGCTGCCTGGATCATTTTTTTCTCATTAAATTTTATTTTTGGAAGCATCGCGGTATAAACTTCAAGACAATTTTTTAAAGTATCAACTGAATCAAAAACAGCCTCTTTATCTTCCTGCAAATCCCTGTTATAGGTCATCGGCAGGGATTTCATTATTGAAAGCATTGAAAGCAAATTCCCGTAAACTCTTCCGGTTTTCCCCCGGACAAGTTCACAAACATCCGGGTTTTTCTTTTGAGGCATTATACTGCTTCCGGTTGTAAATTCATCATCAATCTCAATAAACCCAAATTCCTGGCTTGACCACAAAATTAATTCCTCGCTTAACCTGCTGAGGTGCATTATTAAAAGAGACGCGTTAAACAGATATTCAATGGCAAAATCCCGGTCTGAAACCGCGTCCATGCTGTTTTCGGCTATTTTAGGGAAATCAAGAAGTTTCGCTGTCAAACTTCTGTCAATCGGGAATGTTGTCCCCGCTAAAGCCGCGGAACCCAGCGGCAGGATATTTATTCTTGCAAGATTTTCCGAAAGTCTTTCCCTGTCCCGTTTGAACATGAAAAAATACGCCAGTAAATGATGGGCAAGCGATACGGGCTGGGCGTGCTGCAGGTGCGTGTATCCCGGCATTATCAGGTCAACATTTTTTTCAGCGATATTCAATAAAATGCTTTGCAGTTTTTTAATCTGCAAAATCTGCAATTTTACTTCATCACGTAAAAACAGCCGTAAATCCAATATGACCTGGTCATTCCTGCTCCTTGCCGTGTGAAGTTTACCGGCTGCCGGGCCTATTTTATCTTTCAGCCGCGATTCAACATTAAAATGGATGTCCTCCATGTCTTTCCTGAAATTAAATTTTCCTTCTGCTATTTCTTTCCCGATTTCCTCCAATCCTTTGATTATTTTGCCGGCATCGTCTTTTGAAATTACTTTGCATTTTGCAAGCATCGTGACATGCGCGATACTCCCTGCAATATCATATTTTGCAAGCCTTTTATCAAAAGATACTGATTCAAGAAAATCCCTGGTCAAATTATTTATTTCCTTTTGAAACCTTTTACTTCGCAAAATATCAGCCATTATTTTTGTCCCTCATCCCTGTAATCTTACCGGGAAGCCCGAAGAGCTTAACAAACCCTTCAGAAGCCCTGTGGTCAAAAAGGTCACCCTGTTCATAAGTTGCTAAATCTTTTTTATACAATGAATACAAAGACTTGCGTCCAATAACTTCACAATTTCCCTTATATAATCTTAACCGGACGGTCCCTGTGACATATTTCTGTGTCTTCTTCATAAATTCACCAAGCGCCTCACGCAGCGGAGTAAACCACTGTCCAAAATAAATGAGTTCGCTGTATTTTGTTACCAGCTGGTCTTTAAAATGAAGCAATTCCCTGTCCAGGGTCAAACTTTCAAGCGCCCTGTGGCTTATATTTATAATCATGGCGCCGGGTGCCTCATAAATCTCCCGTGATTTAATTCCAACAAGACGGTTTTCAACCATATCCGTCCGGCCAATCCCGTGTTCCCCGCCCGTTAAGTTTAATTTTTCAATCAAATCAGCTAACCGGTATTTTTTATTGTTTATTTTTACGGGCATTCCGGAATCAAAATCTATCTCGATTTCCAACGGTTTACTGGAAGCTTCCCGGGGGGATTTCGTCATCTGATAGGCGTTCTCAGGCGGGGCCTTCCACGGGTCTTCCAGGAGGCCGCATTCAATACTTACTCCCCAGATATTTTTGTCAATACTGTACGGGGATTTTTTTGTCGCTTTTACTGGAATTTTATGTTTTTTGGCATATTCCATCTCTTCCTCGCGTGACTTCATTTCCCAATCCCGGAGCGGGGCGAGGATTTTTAACCGGGGCGCAAGATTCATCACAGCCAGTTCCAAACGGACCTGGTCATTCCCTTTCCCTGTACAGCCGTGAGCAACAGCATCCGCCTTTTCTTTTAACGCGATATTAACCAGGTGTTTTGCGATCAACGGCCGGCTCAGGGCCGTAGCCATAAAATAATTGCCTTCATATACCGCATTGGCATACACCGCGGGCAAAATGTAATCCTCCGCAAATTCTTTTTTCAGGTCTTCTATATATATCCTGCTCGCGCCCGTCTGTATCGCCTTTTTCTTTAACGGTCCAAGGTCCTCTCCCTGTCCGATATCGGCAGAAAAAGCGATTATCTCACATTTATATTTGTTTTTTAACCAATGAACAATAACCGAGGTGTCCAGGCCCCCGGAGTACGCGACAACGATCTTCTTTATCATATTTTTTTATCCCCCATCAATGTCAAAAGAACTGCCTTTTGCAGATGAAGCCTGTTTTCCGCCTGGTCCCATACAATTGAATTCGGACTGTCCAATACTTCACTTGTAATCTCAACCTCCCTGTGCGCCGGAAGGCAATGCATAATCACGCAATCTTTTTTAGCAAGCGAGACTAAATTCCTGTTTATCTGGAACCCTTTGAACTTCTCAATCTTTTTGTTTTCTGAACCTTCCTGGCCCATACTCACCCATACATCCGTATAGATACAATCGGCATTTTTCGCGGCCTCTTGAGGCAAATCAGTCAGAAGTATTTTTGCCCCATTTTTATCTGCTTCACAACTTACCTCGCATAAAATGTCCTTGTCGGGCTCAAATCCCCCGGGTACCGCCACCCACATCTCAACACCCAATTTCGCAGAGCCCTGCATCAGAGAATGACAAACATTATTACCGTCGCCTATATACGCAAATTTAATTTTTTTGAGGTCCTTTCCATGCTCGATCAGGGTAAAATAATCCGCCAGTGCCTGGCAAGGATGATATTTGTCCGTTAACCCGTTAATAACAGGAATACTGGATTCCCCCGCTAAAATTTCCACTTCCCCGTGGGAAAATGTCCGGATGACAAGGCCGTCCAGATAACGCGATAATACTTTGGCCGTGTCCGCCAGTGTTTCTCCTCTTTTAAGCTGGACTTCTTCAGAACGGAGGAAAATTGTGTCTCCCCCCAGCTGGTTCATCGCAACATCAAAAGAAACACGCGTTCTTGTTGAAGGTTTTGAAAAAAGCAAACCCAATGTTTTTCCGCTTAAATCATGATTATATTTTTTCCTGTTTTTTTTAATTTTAAAAGCCAGATCAAAGAGGCCGTTTATCTCTTTCGTGCTTAAATCTTTTAAATTAATTAAATCTTTCTTCATTGTTTTATCTCCGAAAACACCTCATCTAGTATTTTTACAGCTGCATCAATTTCTTCTTTTGTAATAATCAAGGGCGGAACAAACCTCAGGACATTATTTTTTAAACAATTAATAATCAAACCTCTTTCAAGGCATTTCTGGACTACATCCTGGCCGTCGGCAGTCAATTCCACTCCGATTAATAAACCTTTCCCTTTTATTTTTGCGATAAATTTATATTTATTTTTTAAGCCTGATAATTTTTCCTGAAAATAAATCCCACTGGATATTACTTTTTCAATTATATTTTCTTTATAGATTGTCTTTAAAACCGTTAACGCCGCCTGGGTAACAAGAGGATTTCCCCCGAATGTTGAAGCGTGATGGCCGGGTTTAAACGTTTCAGCGATTTTCTTCCTGGCAATCATGGCCCCTATGGGCAGGCCGTTAGCCAGCGCTTTAGCTAAAGTAATAATGTCAGGTTCTAAACCATAATGCTGGTAAGCGAATAACTTTCCTGTCCGCCCCATACCTGTTTGTATTTCATCAACAATCAAAATCATCTTTTCTTTTTTTACTATCTCCCGGACTCCCTGCCAGAACGAAACATCCGCCTCGTTTATGCCTCCTTCCGCCTGAATTATTTCGGTCATGATGGCGCATGTCGAAGGTTTCACAGCCGCTTTTAGCGCCGGAAGATTACCGAAAGGAATAGTCACAAATCCCGGCATTAAAGGTTCAAAACCCTCCTGATATTTTTTTTGCCCTGTAGCCGTAACTGTGGCAAGTGTCCTCCCGTGAAAAGAATTATCAAATGTAATAATTTCATACCTGTCCGGGGAAAATCTTGTTTTACTGTAAAGCCGTGTCAATTTAATCGCCGCTTCGTTTGCCTCGGCCCCGCTGTTGCAAAAAAAACATTTGCCCCTGAAACTATTCTTAATCAACAATTTCGCGAGATCAACCATCGGTTCGGTATAATATAAATTTGAGGTATGAATTAATCTCCTGGCCTGCCTGTTTATCGCCTTTACCACCCGGGGATGCGCGTACCCCAGGGCGTTTACCGCCAATCCCGCTACAAGGTCCAGGTACTTTTTTCCTTCGCTGTCCCAAAGATAACACCCCTCGCCTTTTTCAAAAACAACAGGAAACCTTTTATAAGTCTGGCAAATATATTTTTCTTCCTGTTTGATTATTTTATCTTTTATCCGAAGGATACCGCCATTTTGACTTTTGACTTTTAACTTTTGACTTTTCATTTTACTATCTCCGTTCCCACACCCTTGTCCGTCATAATTTCCAATAAAATGGAATGCTCGATTTTTCCGTCAATAATATGCACTTTTTTAACACCCGCGTTTAAAGCCTTTAAACCGGCGCCGATTTTCGGCATCATTCCGCCCTGTATCACACCGGACTTGATTAATTTTTTTATTTTGGCCTGGTCCAGGTGAGGAATTAAATTCCCCTCTTTATCCAGGACACCCGGTGTATCTGTCAAAAGTATCAGTTTCTCCGCTCCAAGGGCGGCCGCGATTTCACCCGCCGCAAGATCAGCGTTTATATTATAAGTAAAACCGTCTTCCCCCATCCCTACAGATGAAATTACCGGTATAAAACCCTTTTCGTCCAAAAGATTTATAACTTCAGGGTTTATTTTTTTTACCTCACCTAAAAAATCGCCGGCAGGCGGCTTTTTATTTTTAAGTTTTTTCGCGACAATAAGGTTCCCGTCCTTGCCGCTTAACCCCACAGCGTTCCCGCCGTGATTATTGATAATCCCGACAAGCTCCTTATTTATCGTTCCCGAAAGGACCATTTCAACGATTTTTACAGTCTCTGAGTCCGTCACCCTCTGGCCGTTGACAAATTCAGGCTGTTTGCCGAGTTTAATCATCAATTCCGATATTTCTTTTCCTCCCCCATGGATTACCACGGGACTTATACCTACATATTTCATTAAAATTATGTCCAGGCAAACAAGTTTTTTCAGTTCTTTGTTTGTCATCGCGCTCCCGCCGTATTTAATCACAATCGTTTTACCGTAAAACTTCTTGATATATGGCAGCGCCTCCATCAAAATATTTGCTTTTTCTATTAATTCTTTCACCCAGCCCCTCCTTTCTATCAAAATAAATTTCTTAGTTTCTAAAACAGCAAATTATATCCAACCGTCCGTTAAATTCAAATTTTAGGAAGGGCGGGGTTCATAAATTCTCCTCTTGCCTTTTCTCTTCAAACCCGACTTTCCATTTTCGCTTCAATTCTTCATTTCTTACTATCTCATCCGGATCGAGCATTTTTTTCACATAATTTTTGTCAATGATTATTTTATTCATCTTCATATCCGGCGCCTCAAAGGATATTGTTTCCAGCAATTTTTCCATGAGAGCGTATAATCTTCTTGCGCCGATATCTTCGGTTTTCTCATTCAGCTCCATTGCCACGGACGCAATCTTTTCTATGCTGTCTTTTTTAAAACTCACTTCAATATTTTCTGTCTTCAGCAATTCGATATACTGTTTTATCAGGGCGTTCTTGGGTTCTGTCAAAATACGAAGAAAATCTTCTTTTGAAAGCGAATTCAATTTAACCCTGAGCGGAAACCTCCCCTGGAGTTCCGGTATAAGGTCCGACGGTTTACTCACATTAAATGCCCCGGCGGCAATAAAAAGTATATGGTCTGTTTTTACCATACCGTATTTTGTCGCGACCGTCGAACCCTCAATTATCGGCAGTAAATCACGCTGGACGCCTTCCCTTGAAACATCCGGGCCCCTGCCCGCCTCACGGCCCGCGATTTTATCTATCTCGTCGAGAAAAATAATCCCTGTATCTTCAACACGTTTCAGCGCTTCTAAAATAACTTCATCCATATCTATAAGTTTATGGACCTCCTCCTGAAATAAAAATTTTCTTGCGTTCGCCACATTCATCCGGCGTTTTTTGGATTTTTTCGGGAAAAGGTTACCCAGGGCGCTGTGAATCTGCATACCGACTTCTTCAATACCCGATGATGAGAAAATTTCTATCATCGGCATAAGGGAATCCTTCGCGTCGATTTCAATTTCCCTTTCTTCCAATTCACCTGTTTTTAAAATATTCCTCAGCTTTTCCCTTGTCCGCGCGTTCCTCTCTTCTTTTTCAGTGACTGTCAGGCCCTCTTTGGGAAAATTCGGTTCATCTTTTGTTTTTTCCATCGGCAAAATAATATCAAGCAGCCTTTCTTCAACCATTTCTTCGGCGTGTTTCCGGACTTCCTCCGTCTTCTCATCACGGACCATTTTAACCGATATATCGGCAAGGTCCCTGACCATTGATTCCACATCCCTGCCCACATACCCCACTTCGGTGAATTTGGAAGCTTCGATTTTTAAAAAAGGCGCCTTAACCAATCTGGCAAGCCTTCTCGCTATCTCTGTCTTCCCCACGCCTGTGGGCCCTACCATAATAATGTTTTTCGGCGTAACCTCATCTTTTAAATCAGGCGGGAGGTTTTGCCTCCTCCAGCGGTTTCTCAAGGCAACAGCCACTGACATTTTGGCCTTGGTCTGCCCGATTATATATTTATCTAATTCCGCCACAATTTCTTTTGGTGTTAAAGATTCCATTTTTTCTCCTGTTAAACTATTTCGCCCGCTAATGTGTGAGGCCCGGTTTTTACTATTTTTATAGCAACTTCCTGTCCGATTAAACCACCGTTCCCGCTGAAAACAACCGGTTTTCCTGTCCTTGTTTTGCCGAACAATTTTTGTTTTTCATTTTTACAAACGCCTTCAATCAAAACACTTGTTATTTTGTTTAAAAGTTTTTCATTCACGCGTCTCGATATATTTTCCTGCATGTCAATTATATCTTTCAACCTTTTTTTCTTAACAGTTTCCGTAATAGAGTCTTCCAATTCCAATGCCTTCGTATTAGGCCTTTTTGAATACATAAAACTAAAGGCTGAATCAAATTCAGTTTTTCTCATATAGTTTAATGTATCTTCAAAATCCTTTTCAGTTTCACCGGGAAAACCTATAATAATATCGGTAGTGACCGACGCGTACGGTCTCAATTTTCTTATATAATCAATCTTTTTATCATATTCC
Proteins encoded:
- the argB gene encoding acetylglutamate kinase — protein: MKELIEKANILMEALPYIKKFYGKTIVIKYGGSAMTNKELKKLVCLDIILMKYVGISPVVIHGGGKEISELMIKLGKQPEFVNGQRVTDSETVKIVEMVLSGTINKELVGIINNHGGNAVGLSGKDGNLIVAKKLKNKKPPAGDFLGEVKKINPEVINLLDEKGFIPVISSVGMGEDGFTYNINADLAAGEIAAALGAEKLILLTDTPGVLDKEGNLIPHLDQAKIKKLIKSGVIQGGMMPKIGAGLKALNAGVKKVHIIDGKIEHSILLEIMTDKGVGTEIVK
- the yqeK gene encoding bis(5'-nucleosyl)-tetraphosphatase (symmetrical) YqeK, whose amino-acid sequence is MGLSIDTILGKLRKIQDRELFTHSKATSRMAVRLAENLVKNKPSLRIDINKVEIASLLHDWAKGFSEEKLLDLTEKYNIEAGDFELKNTYLLHGFVGAAVIENELGIRDKSILSAVKYHTTGRNNMSIFDKIIFVADHIEDNRDYRMVDEIRSIAFDDFDQAVIMVIENKIFYVLKKRLLLHPKTISFWNAAVKELRR
- the argF gene encoding ornithine carbamoyltransferase, with product MKKDLINLKDLSTKEINGLFDLAFKIKKNRKKYNHDLSGKTLGLLFSKPSTRTRVSFDVAMNQLGGDTIFLRSEEVQLKRGETLADTAKVLSRYLDGLVIRTFSHGEVEILAGESSIPVINGLTDKYHPCQALADYFTLIEHGKDLKKIKFAYIGDGNNVCHSLMQGSAKLGVEMWVAVPGGFEPDKDILCEVSCEADKNGAKILLTDLPQEAAKNADCIYTDVWVSMGQEGSENKKIEKFKGFQINRNLVSLAKKDCVIMHCLPAHREVEITSEVLDSPNSIVWDQAENRLHLQKAVLLTLMGDKKI
- a CDS encoding aspartate aminotransferase family protein produces the protein MKSQKLKVKSQNGGILRIKDKIIKQEEKYICQTYKRFPVVFEKGEGCYLWDSEGKKYLDLVAGLAVNALGYAHPRVVKAINRQARRLIHTSNLYYTEPMVDLAKLLIKNSFRGKCFFCNSGAEANEAAIKLTRLYSKTRFSPDRYEIITFDNSFHGRTLATVTATGQKKYQEGFEPLMPGFVTIPFGNLPALKAAVKPSTCAIMTEIIQAEGGINEADVSFWQGVREIVKKEKMILIVDEIQTGMGRTGKLFAYQHYGLEPDIITLAKALANGLPIGAMIARKKIAETFKPGHHASTFGGNPLVTQAALTVLKTIYKENIIEKVISSGIYFQEKLSGLKNKYKFIAKIKGKGLLIGVELTADGQDVVQKCLERGLIINCLKNNVLRFVPPLIITKEEIDAAVKILDEVFSEIKQ
- the argH gene encoding argininosuccinate lyase translates to MADILRSKRFQKEINNLTRDFLESVSFDKRLAKYDIAGSIAHVTMLAKCKVISKDDAGKIIKGLEEIGKEIAEGKFNFRKDMEDIHFNVESRLKDKIGPAAGKLHTARSRNDQVILDLRLFLRDEVKLQILQIKKLQSILLNIAEKNVDLIMPGYTHLQHAQPVSLAHHLLAYFFMFKRDRERLSENLARINILPLGSAALAGTTFPIDRSLTAKLLDFPKIAENSMDAVSDRDFAIEYLFNASLLIMHLSRLSEELILWSSQEFGFIEIDDEFTTGSSIMPQKKNPDVCELVRGKTGRVYGNLLSMLSIMKSLPMTYNRDLQEDKEAVFDSVDTLKNCLEVYTAMLPKIKFNEKKMIQAASFGFLEATEIADYLVKKGLPFRDAHKITSGIVRYCIDKKIRFLDLDFKVFQSFSSLFKDDIYEHVTLIQSVDSKKSFGGTSFENIRETIRKEKGRL
- the hslU gene encoding ATP-dependent protease ATPase subunit HslU; the protein is MESLTPKEIVAELDKYIIGQTKAKMSVAVALRNRWRRQNLPPDLKDEVTPKNIIMVGPTGVGKTEIARRLARLVKAPFLKIEASKFTEVGYVGRDVESMVRDLADISVKMVRDEKTEEVRKHAEEMVEERLLDIILPMEKTKDEPNFPKEGLTVTEKEERNARTREKLRNILKTGELEEREIEIDAKDSLMPMIEIFSSSGIEEVGMQIHSALGNLFPKKSKKRRMNVANARKFLFQEEVHKLIDMDEVILEALKRVEDTGIIFLDEIDKIAGREAGRGPDVSREGVQRDLLPIIEGSTVATKYGMVKTDHILFIAAGAFNVSKPSDLIPELQGRFPLRVKLNSLSKEDFLRILTEPKNALIKQYIELLKTENIEVSFKKDSIEKIASVAMELNEKTEDIGARRLYALMEKLLETISFEAPDMKMNKIIIDKNYVKKMLDPDEIVRNEELKRKWKVGFEEKRQEENL
- the rsfS gene encoding ribosome silencing factor; its protein translation is MARPKKDSTEYYVSKIKKIIEGKKGYDVVTLDMKGFSFTDYFVIASGETERQLNAIADEIIIKLDEDGKTHHHREGKPDSKWILLDFGDIVIHLFEEKVRKYFNLERLWYEAVKE
- a CDS encoding argininosuccinate synthase; its protein translation is MIKKIVVAYSGGLDTSVIVHWLKNKYKCEIIAFSADIGQGEDLGPLKKKAIQTGASRIYIEDLKKEFAEDYILPAVYANAVYEGNYFMATALSRPLIAKHLVNIALKEKADAVAHGCTGKGNDQVRLELAVMNLAPRLKILAPLRDWEMKSREEEMEYAKKHKIPVKATKKSPYSIDKNIWGVSIECGLLEDPWKAPPENAYQMTKSPREASSKPLEIEIDFDSGMPVKINNKKYRLADLIEKLNLTGGEHGIGRTDMVENRLVGIKSREIYEAPGAMIINISHRALESLTLDRELLHFKDQLVTKYSELIYFGQWFTPLREALGEFMKKTQKYVTGTVRLRLYKGNCEVIGRKSLYSLYKKDLATYEQGDLFDHRASEGFVKLFGLPGKITGMRDKNNG